The DNA segment TCCGTAAGCAGAACCTGTAATGTATATATCTTTTCCGCTGCTTAGCACTGATTCTGCAACACCGCCAACATTAAAAATATCAATAACAGTTGTTACACCCGATGGCACATAAGTAAAGATGTTTGATACACCGCCTGCAGGGGTTAGTTGCATATAGAAAATACCTGTGTTAGGTGCGCCAAGACTTAAATCTTGGAACTTTCCAACAATACCAAAACCTCCGCCATTGTCCATTTCAAACGCCTCTGATTCCTCAACAAAAACCTGTGAGCCTGTAATTGGACTAAAAAGGGTGTACCATCCGTCAAAATAAGGTGCTCCAGTCACGTTTCCTGTAACATCAGTACGAGAAACTGCCAGCCCGTTTTGGCCGTTATGGCCTACCAAAAAATGACCTAAGCCAAGTGCGTTGGTGTTAATACCCGATGATAGCTTTTCTCCATCCGTTGTCCCGTAAATGTGATGGAAATACTGCGCTTTTGCTGTTAACCCTGTTAACGCCAAAATAATTAATAGAATTTTTTTCATGCTTTTTGTTTGAATTAGAAAATGATAGGTTGATTGATAGTTTAATCAACTGCAAATTATAGTTTAATGTGATAAATGAATACCTGAGAGGAGAATTTTCGATGAAAATCTACCCAACGAAGTGCCACAGAAAACAATAAGACACTATCAATCAAAACATTACAATTCAATTATTTTACTACAAAAAGTACGCACGATTATTAAAAGGCAAAAGCTTTTTAAGCTCCTGTTGAGCGTAACTGAATAACATTTGATGCCATGTTTTTAAAAACCCGTACTTTTGCGGTTTAGCCTCTTAGAATGAAAGTAGCTGTTGTAGGTGGTGGTAGTTGGGCCACCGCGATTATAAAAATCCTCTCGGACAAATACCATGATAACGGGGTGAAGCTGATTTGGTGGCTTCGCAACCCTGAGAATATTGAGTACATAAAGAAACACCGACACAATCCCAATTACATTAACTCTGTTACCGTACCCACCGAAAAAATTGAATTAAGCAGTGATTTTGAATGGGTGATAAACGAAGCCGATATTATCATCACAGCTATTCCTTCGGCATTTGTGTACGATGCTTTTAAAGACCTGCCCAAAACCGCTCTGAAAGGTAAGATTATGGTTTCGGCAGTTAAGGGTGTAGTACCGCAAACCCACCAAGTACTAAACGATTATTTCCGCCAGCAATTCGATATTCCTGAAAAGAAAATTGTGGTAATAGCAGGCCCTTGCCATGCTGAAGAAGTAGCTCTTGAAAAACTCAGCTACCTAACCATTGCCGGCGCATCAAAAAAGAACGCTCAACTGCTGGCCGATATGCTTTCGGTACGTTATATAAAAACCACTGTAAGCAAGGATATTGTCGGGGTTGAATACGCATCGATACTTAAAAACATCTACGCCATTGCCGCAGGCATTTGCCACGGCTTAGGCTACGGTGATAATTTTCAGGCAGTATTAATTACCAATGCCATGGAAGAAATGAAGAATTTTCTTGACCACGTGGGTAATCGCGACCGCCATATTGAGCAAAGCCCCTACTTGGGCGATTTGCTGGTAACTGCTTATAGCCAGTTTAGCCGCAACCGCACTTTTGGTAATATGATTGGCAAAGGCTACAGCGTGAAAACTGCACAGCTTGAAATGAGCATGGTGGCCGAAGGATACTATGCTACCCTTAGTATGTATGAAATTTGCAAAGAGCTGGATTATAAAATGCCTTTGCTAAACACCATTTACCGCATTTTGTACGAGAAAAAGGCCGCCGGCCCCGAAATGCGCAAACTGGCCGAAAGCTTTATTTAACATCCTGTATGCCGCAGGTTGAAACCTGCCGCTGTTGAATAACCTTTCCGGCAAAAACATTAAGCTTCACCCTGCAAACATGCCTTCAAAGGATTAATTTTGCGGCACTATGCAAAACCGCATCACACAACTTTTTGGCATTAAATATCCCATTATACAAGCCGGCATGATTTGGTGCAGCGGCTGGCGATTGGCAAGTGCAGTATCAAACGCTGGCGGACTTGGTTTAATCGGCGCAGGCTCTATGTACCCCGATGTGTTGCGCGAGCACATACAAAAATGCAAAGCAGCTACGGATAAGCCTTTTGGGGTGAATGTTCCCCTACTATACCCCGACATTGAGAAATTGATGGAGATTATTGTGGAAGAAGGCGTAAAAGTTGTGTTTACCAGTGCGGGCAACCCCAAAACATGGACGGAACATCTAAAAAGCAAAGGCATAACCGTAGTACACGTGGTGAGCAATACCAAGTTTGCCAAAAAATGCGAAGAAGCAGGTGTTGACGCGATTGTAGCCGAAGGCTTTGAAGCAGGCGGACACAACGGTCGCGAAGAAACCACCACCCTTTGTCTGATACCAATGGTACGCGAAGCGGTTACCATTCCGTTGATTGCAGCTGGCGGTATTGGCAGCGGTAAAACCATGTTAGCAGCTATGGCACTGGGAGCTGAAGCTGTGCAGGTAGGTAGCCGATTTGCCGCCAGCGAAGAATCATCAGCACATCAGAATTTTAAGCAGGCTATTGTAGCTGCCGGCGACGGCGATACCCAGCTTACTCTAAAGGAACTTACCCCGGTGCGTTTGATAAAGAATAAGTTTTTTAACGACATACAAGAGGCCTACGCCCGCAAAGCAAGCGCCGATGAACTGCGCGAACTGCTGGGACGTGCCCGTGCAAAACGCGGTATGTTTGAAGGCGATATGGAAGAAGGCGAATTGGAAATAGGCCAGATATCAGGCTATATACACGAAGTGAAACCCGCCGCCCAAATTGTAACCGAAATGGTAGACGAGTTTAACCTCACCGCTGAAAAAATTGGCGGTATGAGATTGTGATATCCTTAACTCCCGCCCCTAAAAGGGTACTTTACACACTACGGGCAAGTGCGGCGGACATCCTGAGCCTGCCGAAGGATAGAGCCTGCCGAAGGGCGCGATAGTTGCAACCAGCCCCTCGCCTTTAGGAGAGGGCGAAATTGAGCTATCAAGCCATCCTTATCCTTCGGGTGAGGTAAGCGAAGAACCCTATAAAAATGTATTAACAGAGCGTGATAAGATGCTCCCTTCGTCAGCAAGACAGTAGTTTCTCCGTAATTGCGAGGTCTCCCGCAGCAATCCGCTTACACAATATCAAAAGGATTGCTTCAAAACCAAATACCTTAACTGTAGGTGATAGATTATTGTACTTTTGCATACTCGTCTTCCCGAATTAATTTCGGGGTAGCATATCCTGTAATGCGATGCTGAACCAAGTTCAGCATGACGAACCTCAAAATCAAAGATAACTCTGTGCACAAAATACATCAGTTTCCCAACGGCCTGCGGCTTATATACCAACACCACCCGTCAAACATTGCCCACTTTGGTATTCATATCAATGCGGGCACCCGTGATGAAAGCGCTAACATTATGGGTATGGCTCATTTTATAGAGCATATGCTGTTTAAGGGCACCCAAAAACGCCGCGCCTTGCAAATTATCAGCCGACTGGAAGAAGTAGGCGGCGAAATGAACGCCTACACCACGAAAGACAAAACCACCTTGTATGCCTCGTTTATCGACGGGTATTTGCCCCGTGCAGTTGATTTGCTTACCGATGCAGCCTTTCACTCCAATTTCCCTGAAAAAGAGATGGAGAAGGAAAAGAATGTGATACTGGAAGAGATTGATATGTATGCCGATAACCCCGAAGAATGTGTAAACGACGAATTTCAGGAGTTAATGTTTAAAAACCATCCGCTGGGGTATAACATATTAGGCACGCAAGACACCGTAAAATCTCTCACCCGCGAGCAATCCATAGGGTTTATAGCTGCCAACTACTTACCGCACAACATTGTGTATGCCTACGTGGGCAATTCGTCCATAGAAAAGGTAATAGGACTGTGCGAGAAATATATGCCTACCATACAAAACGGCACAAAACCCAATAAACGCGAGGCGTTTAAAAACTATGTGCCCTTTACTACCGTTAAAGAAACCGAACACGCCCAGTGCTATTGCGTAATGGGCAACTTATCGTACAATAATTCACACCCGCTGAAACCTGCGTTGGCTCTGCTATGCAATTTGTTGGGCGGCCCGGGATTGAACTCCCGCTTGAATTTGGCAGTGCGCGAACGCTACGGCTATGCTTACCAAATAGACAGTAGTTTTTCTACTTATGAAGACACCGGATATTTCAGCATTTATTTCGGTACCGACCCTAAGTACCTTGATAAAACCATGAAACTGGTGGAGGCCGAACTAAAACGCCTGCAAAAAGAAGCCCTGAGCGAAACCGTACTGAACAAGTACAAACGGCAGATGGAAGGCCAAATGTTGCTGGCCGAAGAGAGTAAAGTAAGCCTGATGCTTTCATTGGGTAAAAGCCTGTTGGATTATAACAAAGTAGATACGCTGGAAGAGGTCATCCAAAAAATATATGCCGTTACCCCCGCCCAAATACTGCAAGTAGCCCGCGAAGTGTTTGACGAAAGCCAAACCAGCCGCTTGATTTATAAAAGCAAGGCATAAAGGGGCTATCACAAAAGTAAGTTATGCGTGTTTTTGCAACGACAGGTTAAAACCCCTGACTTTTGAGAAAGTCCCATTATCCCCAAACTTTCAAAAAACGTACCTTTGCCCTACACCTTATGATTGAAGTAATACCCGGCCAACTACCCACCGCAAAATTGCACGCCTATATGCTTGCATCGGTTGCACCCCGCCCTATATGCTTTGCCAGCACTGTAGATGCGGAAGGGAATGTAAACCTAAGTCCGTATAGCTTTTTTAATGCCTTCGGCAGCAATCCTACCACGCTTATCTTTTCGCCTGCAAGGCGCGTACGCGATAACACCATAAAACACACCCTTGAGAACGTAATGGCTACCAAAGAGGTGTGCATTAACGTAGTAACGTATGAAATGGTGTACCAAGCCAGCCTTGCCAGTACTGAGTACGAAAGAGGGGTTGATGAGTTTGTAAAAGC comes from the Bacteroidota bacterium genome and includes:
- a CDS encoding NAD(P)H-dependent glycerol-3-phosphate dehydrogenase — encoded protein: MKVAVVGGGSWATAIIKILSDKYHDNGVKLIWWLRNPENIEYIKKHRHNPNYINSVTVPTEKIELSSDFEWVINEADIIITAIPSAFVYDAFKDLPKTALKGKIMVSAVKGVVPQTHQVLNDYFRQQFDIPEKKIVVIAGPCHAEEVALEKLSYLTIAGASKKNAQLLADMLSVRYIKTTVSKDIVGVEYASILKNIYAIAAGICHGLGYGDNFQAVLITNAMEEMKNFLDHVGNRDRHIEQSPYLGDLLVTAYSQFSRNRTFGNMIGKGYSVKTAQLEMSMVAEGYYATLSMYEICKELDYKMPLLNTIYRILYEKKAAGPEMRKLAESFI
- a CDS encoding nitronate monooxygenase, which produces MQNRITQLFGIKYPIIQAGMIWCSGWRLASAVSNAGGLGLIGAGSMYPDVLREHIQKCKAATDKPFGVNVPLLYPDIEKLMEIIVEEGVKVVFTSAGNPKTWTEHLKSKGITVVHVVSNTKFAKKCEEAGVDAIVAEGFEAGGHNGREETTTLCLIPMVREAVTIPLIAAGGIGSGKTMLAAMALGAEAVQVGSRFAASEESSAHQNFKQAIVAAGDGDTQLTLKELTPVRLIKNKFFNDIQEAYARKASADELRELLGRARAKRGMFEGDMEEGELEIGQISGYIHEVKPAAQIVTEMVDEFNLTAEKIGGMRL
- a CDS encoding insulinase family protein translates to MTNLKIKDNSVHKIHQFPNGLRLIYQHHPSNIAHFGIHINAGTRDESANIMGMAHFIEHMLFKGTQKRRALQIISRLEEVGGEMNAYTTKDKTTLYASFIDGYLPRAVDLLTDAAFHSNFPEKEMEKEKNVILEEIDMYADNPEECVNDEFQELMFKNHPLGYNILGTQDTVKSLTREQSIGFIAANYLPHNIVYAYVGNSSIEKVIGLCEKYMPTIQNGTKPNKREAFKNYVPFTTVKETEHAQCYCVMGNLSYNNSHPLKPALALLCNLLGGPGLNSRLNLAVRERYGYAYQIDSSFSTYEDTGYFSIYFGTDPKYLDKTMKLVEAELKRLQKEALSETVLNKYKRQMEGQMLLAEESKVSLMLSLGKSLLDYNKVDTLEEVIQKIYAVTPAQILQVAREVFDESQTSRLIYKSKA